The DNA segment ACACCTGGCAGGCGATCGGGCGCGGCGAGTTGCTGCCGGGCGCCTTCGAATCGTTCTGGACTTCGCCCGAGTACAGCCACTGCACCTTCACCGCGATGCCGTCGCTGGAGATCGAGCGCGCGGATCCCTGGGTCGCGAATCTGCTTGCCATGGACTGGGAGAATCCTCAGCATCGACCGATCATGGAGATGGAGGGCCTCGAAGCCTGGGTGCCGCCGAGGCTCGAGGGCTACGCGTCACTTGTCGCAGCCGTGCGTGAGCAGGGAATTGCCGCTCGATGGTGACCACGAGATCACCTGTGAGCCCGTCGTTGGCCGGAGCCTCGGCGATGGGCGTCGTGCTCGACCTCATCGAAGCCATCGGGCGAGTGCCGACCGGCGGAACGGCAACCGTCGAACTCGACGGAGCACACCGAATTGCCGCGCTCGACCTCGTCACGGCATGGTGCGCCTCGAGCGGCAACGAGATTGTGTCGGTCGAGGGAGTGACCCTGACCGTTCGACATGGGCGCTCCCCCGACCCGCTCGCAAGCCTCGACCCCGCCCAAGTGCCCGGGTCACGCGTCTGGGTCTACACGAACTTCGACTGCAACCTCGCCTGCGATTACTGCTGCGTTCGCTCGTCGCCGAAGGCCGAGCGGCGGGCGATCGGAGCCGAACGGCTCCAGCAGATCGCGAGCGAGGCCGCCACCGCGGGCGTTCGCGAACTCATCCTCACGGGCGGCGAGCCGTTCCTACTGAATGACCTCGATGCTCTCGTGAACTCGTGCACCGACGAACTCCCCACGACGCTGCTCACCAACGGGATGTTGTTCCGCGGCGCGCGACTCGAGCGCCTGCGCCAAATGGATCGCTCCCGGCTCACCCTCCAGGTGAGCGTCGACTCGGCCACTGCGGGCATCCACGACAGTCACCGCGGAGCCGGGTCGTGGGCGAAGGCCGTCGACGGCATCCGCATCGCCCACGATGAGGGGTTCCGCGTCAAGGTCGCGGCTACCCTCCCTGCCGACCAGATGCACGAGCTCGACCCGTTCCACGCCTTCCTCGACACCATCGGTGTCTCGCGTGAAGATCAGGTCATTCGCGCGCTTGCGCACCGCGGCGTCGCCGACTCCGGCATCGAGCTCACGGTCGACTCGCTGATCCCCGAGGTGACGATCACGGCCGACGGGGTGTACTGGCATCCGGTCGCGGCCGATCACGACGATCAGTTCGTGACGCGCGACATCTTCCCCCTCGCCGACGCGATCGCGGAGATCACCCGTCGATTCGTCGCACACCGCCGCGCGGCTGACGCCGCCGCGGAGTGGTTCCCCTGCGCCTAATCCTTGCGATTGCTGCCGTCACCCGGGAGTATCCGGTGCGGTCGGGTCACAACCCGTAGCCCATCCTTCGCCCCAGCCAGCACGTAGGCGCCCGAGCACCTGCGTCGGCTAGCGGATGCCCCAACGGGTGTGGCGGGTCAGTCGTCCGCGCCCGGGCGAGCTTCGGCCACAGCGTCGGGGCTGGTGTCGGGGCTCGTGTCTGCGCCCACATCGTCGATGGCGTCGTTGTCGTCTGCCCCGGCCATCGGCGGCGTTTTCCCCGTGCCCGCATCATCCCGGGTGGTGACGTCGGCGAGTCCGAGTGCGCTGCGGGCATCATCATCGCTCAGTCCGAATAGCGTCTTGACATGCAGGTCGCGCTGCGGGAACGGGATCTCGATGCCGTGCGTCTGAAGGGCGGAGTGCAGCGCCCAGTTATAGGCGGCGATCACCGCCACGGGCTTCTTGGTCGCTTCGGGGTTGAGCCAGATGACGAGTTCGAAGTTCAGCGAGCTCGTGCCGAATTCACTCAGCCAGACCTGTGGGCGCTGGGGGCCGTCGAGG comes from the Marisediminicola antarctica genome and includes:
- a CDS encoding radical SAM protein, which gives rise to MSPSLAGASAMGVVLDLIEAIGRVPTGGTATVELDGAHRIAALDLVTAWCASSGNEIVSVEGVTLTVRHGRSPDPLASLDPAQVPGSRVWVYTNFDCNLACDYCCVRSSPKAERRAIGAERLQQIASEAATAGVRELILTGGEPFLLNDLDALVNSCTDELPTTLLTNGMLFRGARLERLRQMDRSRLTLQVSVDSATAGIHDSHRGAGSWAKAVDGIRIAHDEGFRVKVAATLPADQMHELDPFHAFLDTIGVSREDQVIRALAHRGVADSGIELTVDSLIPEVTITADGVYWHPVAADHDDQFVTRDIFPLADAIAEITRRFVAHRRAADAAAEWFPCA